One region of Vespula vulgaris chromosome 9, iyVesVulg1.1, whole genome shotgun sequence genomic DNA includes:
- the LOC127066393 gene encoding uncharacterized protein LOC127066393, translating to MERIRRYLERAGVDVGIRPSANVELDGVARFSDTKSIGSLSQHLFESDEDERYYGTCNGYASQPGSKSNLLLCSECDQKTRTCTYRPQTPGSYVGRYVEERLDPGEEFAFLRADYKTPVRTSPSPRSSRDPQDTSSSPRPRDLERHFQDSSSPRSLRQEQELLSCEYLGREGTLEETEKHRKQETEEDEEEEEEEEEEEEEDSPVCELCHGNGLVLVHCEHCDFSTEGDLICFRCQSDEGSSNGNNGCPRCERSARMAAAGVASSDEENHHPPGKYPVDAVVKIKLNDRTIDVDSDDTNDSDPSIDRHRGQVDRLDTIVETKGDTASENDDDNGGAKLNGTTSPRYLNYMIVLFL from the exons ATGGAGCGAATACGTCGTTATCTCGAGCGAGCTGGGGTCGACGTCGGCATACGTCCTTCGGCCAACGTCGAACTCGACGGCGTGGCACGGTTCAGCGACACCAAATCGATCGGCAGCCTAAGTCAGCATTTGTTCGAGAGCGACGAGGACGAGAG GTACTACGGGACGTGCAACGGTTACGCGTCGCAACCAGGAAGCAAATCGAACCTGTTGCTCTGCAGCGAGTGCGACCAAAAGACGCGAACCTGCACGTACAGGCCGCAGACACCAGGGTCTTACGTCGGTCGTTACGTCGAGGAACGTCTCGATCCCGGCGAAGAGTTTGCCTTCCTTCGCGCGGACTACAAGACCCCGGTCCGTACCAGCCCTTCGCCCAGATCCTCGCGCGATCCTCAAGATACCTCTTCCTCGCCGAGACCGCGCGATCTCGAACGACACTTTCAGGATTCGTCGTCGCCTCGATCTTTGCGCCAAGAGCAGGAGCTCTTGTCGTGCGAATATCTTGGTCGCGAGGGGACCCTCGAGGAAACGGAAAAGCACCGGAAACAGGAAacggaggaggacgaggaggaggaggaggaggaggaggaggaggaggaagaggacagCCCTGTTTGCGAGCTCTGTCATGGAAACGGCCTCGTCCTCGTTCACTGCGAACACTGCGACTTTTCCACCGAAGGAGATCTCATATGTTTCCGGTGTCAAAGCGACGAAGGCTCCTCGAACGGCAACAACGGGTGTCCCCGTTGCGAGAGAAGCGCCAGGATGGCAGCTGCCGGCGTCGCTTCCTCCGACGAGGAGAATCATCATCCTCCCGGCAAGTACCCCGTAGACGCGGTCGTCAAGATCAAACTCAACGATCGTACGATCGACGTCGACTCGGACGATACCAACGACAGCGatccttcgatcgatcgtcacAGAGGTCAAGTAGATCGTCTCGACACCATCGTCGAGACCAAAGGCGACACTGCCAgcgaaaacgacgacgataacggcGGTGCCAAGCTGAACGGAACTACGAGCCCGAGATATCTCAATTACATGATCGTCCTCTTCTTGTAA
- the LOC127066392 gene encoding elongation factor 1-alpha, producing the protein MGKEKVHINIVVIGHVDSGKSTTTGHLIYKCGGIDKRTIEKFEKEAQEMGKGSFKYAWVLDKLKAERERGITIDIALWKFETSKYYVTIIDAPGHRDFIKNMITGTSQADCAVLIVAAGTGEFEAGISKNGQTREHALLAFTLGVKQLIVGVNKMDSTEPPYSETRFEEIKKEVSSYIKKIGYNPATVAFVPISGWHGDNMLEVSSKMPWFKGWVVERKEGKAEGKCLIEALDAILPPTRPTDKALRLPLQDVYKIGGIGTVPVGRVETGVLKPGMVVTFAPAGLTTEVKSVEMHHEALQEAVPGDNVGFNVKNVSVKELRRGFVAGDSKNNPPKGAADFTAQVIVLNHPGQISNGYTPVLDCHTAHIACKFAEIKEKCDRRTGKTTEENPKSIKSGDAAIVTLVPSKPMCVEAFQEFPPLGRFAVRDMRQTVAVGVIKGVTFKDTTGGKVTKAAEKAQKKK; encoded by the exons ATGGGCAAAGAAAAGGTTCATATTAACATTGTAGTCATTGGACACGTAGATTCTGGCAAATCTACCACCACTGGACACTTGATCTACAAATGCGGTGGTATCGACAAACGTACCATTGAAAAGTTCGAGAAGGAAGCCCAGGAG ATGGGTAAGGGTTCCTTCAAGTATGCTTGGGTATTAGACAAATTGAAGGCCGAACGTGAACGTGGTATTACCATCGACATTGCTCTTTGGAAATTCGAAACTTCTAAATACTACGTCACAATTATTGACGCACCTGGACACAGAGATTTCATTAAGAACATGATCACTGGAACCTCGCAAGCTGATTGCGCAGTGCTGATCGTAGCTGCTGGTACAGGAGAATTCGAAGCTGGTATTTCTAAGAATGGACAAACGCGTGAGCATGCTTTGCTCGCCTTCACTCTTGGTGTAAAGCAACTCATCGTTGGTGTTAACAAAATGGACTCTACCGAGCCCCCCTATTCTGAGACTCGAttcgaagaaattaagaaGGAGGTCTCTTCGTACATTAAGAAAATTGGTTACAATCCCGCGACTGTCGCATTTGTACCAATCTCTGGCTGGCACGGAGACAACATGTTGGAGGTATCTAGCAAGATGCCGTGGTTCAAGGGATGGGTAGTAGAACGTAAAGAAGGCAAGGCAGAAGGAAAGTGTCTTATCGAAGCTCTTGACGCCATCCTTCCACCTACCAGACCTACGGACAAGGCACTCCGTCTTCCACTTCAG GATGTGTACAAGATCGGTGGTATCGGAACGGTACCGGTCGGTCGTGTTGAAACCGGTGTATTGAAGCCGGGTATGGTTGTTACGTTTGCTCCGGCGGGTCTTACCACCGAAGTTAAATCCGTCGAAATGCATCACGAGGCTTTGCAAGAGGCTGTTCCTGGTGACAACGTTGGTTTTAACGTAAAGAACGTATCTGTCAAGGAATTGCGCCGTGGTTTCGTCGCTGGAGATTCCAAAAATAATCCACCAAAAGGAGCTGCTGATTTTACCGCTCAG GTCATCGTACTGAATCATCCAGGACAAATCAGCAACGGTTATACGCCGGTATTGGATTGCCATACCGCTCACATTGCGTGCAAGTTCGCCGAGATAAAGGAGAAGTGCGACCGTCGTACCGGCAAAACCACCGAAGAAAATCCAAAATCTATAAAATCAGGAGACGCTGCTATTGTGACTCTTGTGCCGAGCAAGCCAATGTGCGTAGAGGCATTCCAAGAATTTCCTCCGCTTGGACGTTTCGCTGTCCGTGACATGCGTCAAACGGTAGCAGTCGGTGTAATCAAGGGTGTCACTTTCAAGGACACGACGGGTGGAAAAGTCACCAAGGCCGCCGAGAAGGcccagaaaaagaaataa